The Ziziphus jujuba cultivar Dongzao chromosome 7, ASM3175591v1 genome includes a region encoding these proteins:
- the LOC107424877 gene encoding protein MRG1 isoform X1, whose amino-acid sequence MGNSSKDDSTTDGDTSSGDTPPSNPNLYAEGEKVLAYHGPRIYEAKVQKAEQGKKDWRYFVHYLGWNKNWDEWVGSERLMKHTEENVLKQQALDKKQGVDKNPKSGRSAQTKPKSSADAKVEKEDLKTNVPKGKKRKNDSGAEKDTLSFEKLVKIQIPSTLKKQLVDDWEYVTQQDKLVKLPRSPNIDDILRKFLEYRLKKEGTIPDPVVEVLKGIRCYFDKALPVMLLYKKERKQYQEAVKDDISPSFVYGGEHLLRLFVKLPELLAFVNIEEETLTCLQQQFIDLLKFMQKNQSTFFLSAYDGSKGVEGKGKD is encoded by the exons ATGGGAAACTCTTCGAAGGACGACTCGACCACCGACGGCGACACCTCCAGCGGCGACACTCCGCCTTCCAATCCCAACCTTTATGCCGAGGGCGAGAAGGTCCTCGCTTACCATGGCCCTCGCATCTACGAAGCCAAG GTTCAAAAGGCTGAGCAAGGGAAAAAAGACTGGAGATACTTTGTTCACTACCTT GGATGGAATAAAAA TTGGGATGAATGGGTAGGCTCAGAGCGTCTGATGAAACATACCGAAGAGAATGTGTTAAAGCAGCAGGCTCTTGACAAAAAACAGGGCGTAGACAAGAACCCAAAGTCTGGACGTTCAGCCCAAACAAAACCTAAAAGCTCTGCTG ATGCAAAAGTGGAGAAAGAGGACCTCAAGACCAATG TGCCAAAAGGGAAGAAGCGGAAGAATGACTCAGGGGCTGAG AAAGACACTCTATCCTTTGAAAAGCTTGTGAAAATTCAAATTCCATCAACACTGAAGAAGCAACTTGTTGATGATTGGGAATATGTTACACAGCAGGATAAG cTTGTTAAGCTTCCTCGATCGCCAAacattgatgatattttgagaAAGTTCCTTGAATACAGATTAAAGAAGGAAGGAAC GATCCCTGATCCAGTTGTAGAAGTTTTGAAAGGAATACGCTGTTACTTCGATAAGGCACTGCCAGTGATGCTTTTGTATAAAAAAGAACGCAAACAGTATCAAGAAGCAGTTAAAGATGATATCTCTCCATCATTCGTATACGGTGGTGAACATTTACTACGGCTATTTG TTAAGCTGCCAGAGTTATTGGCATTTGTGAACATTGAAGAGGAAACACTTACCTGCTTACAACAGCAATTCATTGATCTTCTCAA GTTTATGCAGAAAAATCAGAGTACATTCTTCCTCTCTGCATATGATGGCAGCAAAGGTGTTGAAGGAAAAGGCAAAGACTGA
- the LOC132804466 gene encoding NAC domain-containing protein 67-like encodes MRKDVNSPIGDGMSILINYEAHGENELYLFTPRDRKYSNGKRLNRAAGDGYWKATGVDKPVVYNGFKIGFKKSLVFHQGKPPDGVKTDWIMHEYRLNQPPKKKASSPMHRNTTE; translated from the exons aTGCGAAAGGATGTAAATTCGCCAATCGGGGATGGAatgag CATACTAATAAACTATGAAGCACACGGAGAAAATGAGTTGTACTTATTCACGCCAAGAGATCGCAAATACTCAAATGGGAAGCGTCTCAACAGAGCTGCTGGAGATGGTTATTGGAAAGCTACAGGAGTCGACAAACCAGTGGTGtataatggatttaaaattggattcaaaaagtcattggtGTTCCACCAAGGCAAACCTCCAGATGGTGTTAAAACTGACTGGATCATGCATGAATATAGATTGAACCAACCTCCCAAGAAAAAAGCCTCTTCCCCCATGCATAGAAACACAAcagaataa
- the LOC107424877 gene encoding protein MRG1 isoform X3, whose protein sequence is MGNSSKDDSTTDGDTSSGDTPPSNPNLYAEGEKVLAYHGPRIYEAKGWNKNWDEWVGSERLMKHTEENVLKQQALDKKQGVDKNPKSGRSAQTKPKSSADAKVEKEDLKTNVPKGKKRKNDSGAEKDTLSFEKLVKIQIPSTLKKQLVDDWEYVTQQDKLVKLPRSPNIDDILRKFLEYRLKKEGTIPDPVVEVLKGIRCYFDKALPVMLLYKKERKQYQEAVKDDISPSFVYGGEHLLRLFVKLPELLAFVNIEEETLTCLQQQFIDLLKFMQKNQSTFFLSAYDGSKGVEGKGKD, encoded by the exons ATGGGAAACTCTTCGAAGGACGACTCGACCACCGACGGCGACACCTCCAGCGGCGACACTCCGCCTTCCAATCCCAACCTTTATGCCGAGGGCGAGAAGGTCCTCGCTTACCATGGCCCTCGCATCTACGAAGCCAAG GGATGGAATAAAAA TTGGGATGAATGGGTAGGCTCAGAGCGTCTGATGAAACATACCGAAGAGAATGTGTTAAAGCAGCAGGCTCTTGACAAAAAACAGGGCGTAGACAAGAACCCAAAGTCTGGACGTTCAGCCCAAACAAAACCTAAAAGCTCTGCTG ATGCAAAAGTGGAGAAAGAGGACCTCAAGACCAATG TGCCAAAAGGGAAGAAGCGGAAGAATGACTCAGGGGCTGAG AAAGACACTCTATCCTTTGAAAAGCTTGTGAAAATTCAAATTCCATCAACACTGAAGAAGCAACTTGTTGATGATTGGGAATATGTTACACAGCAGGATAAG cTTGTTAAGCTTCCTCGATCGCCAAacattgatgatattttgagaAAGTTCCTTGAATACAGATTAAAGAAGGAAGGAAC GATCCCTGATCCAGTTGTAGAAGTTTTGAAAGGAATACGCTGTTACTTCGATAAGGCACTGCCAGTGATGCTTTTGTATAAAAAAGAACGCAAACAGTATCAAGAAGCAGTTAAAGATGATATCTCTCCATCATTCGTATACGGTGGTGAACATTTACTACGGCTATTTG TTAAGCTGCCAGAGTTATTGGCATTTGTGAACATTGAAGAGGAAACACTTACCTGCTTACAACAGCAATTCATTGATCTTCTCAA GTTTATGCAGAAAAATCAGAGTACATTCTTCCTCTCTGCATATGATGGCAGCAAAGGTGTTGAAGGAAAAGGCAAAGACTGA
- the LOC107424885 gene encoding uncharacterized protein LOC107424885 — protein sequence MSKSLSFFLLFLLVNSTLVAIEGRPLNIIKWGSHGGKGVVGGFFDGLTLGSIKESGPSPGQGNKYTDAHTLGGRKKSGQSPGEGHKYTNSHTLGGIKAGPSPGQGHKFTNAQTLGGIKESGPSPGEGHSSVFGVWSLGSIKQSGPSPGQGNKFTDSRTLGDNKAGPSPGGKGH from the exons ATGTCGAAAAGCTTgagtttctttttgttgtttcttttggTGAATTCCACATTGGTTGCCATAGAAGGCCGACCTTTGAATATCATAAAATGGGGAAGCCATGGTGGTAAAGGAGTCGTGGGTGGTTTCTTTGATGGGTTAACTCTCGGATCCATTAAAGAATCGGGTCCGAGCCCGGGTCAAGGAAATAAATATACAGATGCTCACACCCttggaggaagaaaaaaatctgGTCAGAGCCCAGGCGAGGGACACAAATACACAAACTCTCACACGCTTGGTGGAATAAAGGCGGGTCCGAGCCCTGGTCAGGGTCACAAATTTACAAACGCTCAGACACTTGGAGGAATCAAGGAGTCTGGTCCAAGCCCTGGTGAAGGCCACAGCTCT GTGTTTGGTGTGTGGTCTCTTGGTTCCATCAAACAATCGGGTCCAAGTCCGGGTCAGGGAAACAAGTTCACAGACTCCCGAACACTAGGAGATAATAAGGCAGGACCTAGTCCTGGTGGTAAGGGACACTAG
- the LOC107424877 gene encoding protein MRG1 isoform X2, producing the protein MGNSSKDDSTTDGDTSSGDTPPSNPNLYAEGEKVLAYHGPRIYEAKVQKAEQGKKDWRYFVHYLGWNKNWDEWVGSERLMKHTEENVLKQQALDKKQGVDKNPKSGRSAQTKPKSSAVPKGKKRKNDSGAEKDTLSFEKLVKIQIPSTLKKQLVDDWEYVTQQDKLVKLPRSPNIDDILRKFLEYRLKKEGTIPDPVVEVLKGIRCYFDKALPVMLLYKKERKQYQEAVKDDISPSFVYGGEHLLRLFVKLPELLAFVNIEEETLTCLQQQFIDLLKFMQKNQSTFFLSAYDGSKGVEGKGKD; encoded by the exons ATGGGAAACTCTTCGAAGGACGACTCGACCACCGACGGCGACACCTCCAGCGGCGACACTCCGCCTTCCAATCCCAACCTTTATGCCGAGGGCGAGAAGGTCCTCGCTTACCATGGCCCTCGCATCTACGAAGCCAAG GTTCAAAAGGCTGAGCAAGGGAAAAAAGACTGGAGATACTTTGTTCACTACCTT GGATGGAATAAAAA TTGGGATGAATGGGTAGGCTCAGAGCGTCTGATGAAACATACCGAAGAGAATGTGTTAAAGCAGCAGGCTCTTGACAAAAAACAGGGCGTAGACAAGAACCCAAAGTCTGGACGTTCAGCCCAAACAAAACCTAAAAGCTCTGCTG TGCCAAAAGGGAAGAAGCGGAAGAATGACTCAGGGGCTGAG AAAGACACTCTATCCTTTGAAAAGCTTGTGAAAATTCAAATTCCATCAACACTGAAGAAGCAACTTGTTGATGATTGGGAATATGTTACACAGCAGGATAAG cTTGTTAAGCTTCCTCGATCGCCAAacattgatgatattttgagaAAGTTCCTTGAATACAGATTAAAGAAGGAAGGAAC GATCCCTGATCCAGTTGTAGAAGTTTTGAAAGGAATACGCTGTTACTTCGATAAGGCACTGCCAGTGATGCTTTTGTATAAAAAAGAACGCAAACAGTATCAAGAAGCAGTTAAAGATGATATCTCTCCATCATTCGTATACGGTGGTGAACATTTACTACGGCTATTTG TTAAGCTGCCAGAGTTATTGGCATTTGTGAACATTGAAGAGGAAACACTTACCTGCTTACAACAGCAATTCATTGATCTTCTCAA GTTTATGCAGAAAAATCAGAGTACATTCTTCCTCTCTGCATATGATGGCAGCAAAGGTGTTGAAGGAAAAGGCAAAGACTGA
- the LOC107424883 gene encoding cinnamyl alcohol dehydrogenase 1-like isoform X2, with product MEGRRVVGLAARDKSGVLSPYSYNLRKTGPEDVVLKVLYCGADHTDLHQMRNEIHNTNYPLVPGHEIVGEVLELGSEAKKFKVGDKVGVGCIIGSCGECSFCKSNMEQYCHKKILTINDTDIDGSPTRGGFSSAMVVHQKFVVRIPEKLAPEQAAPLLCGGVTAYSPLKQFNRSDKVISAGILGLGGVGHMGAKIAKAMGHNVTVISSSDKKREEALKHLGADAFLVSSNTAEMAEAANTLDYILDTVPAYHPLGPYLSLLKPDGRLIIVGAVPQPLQVDAVDLILGKKSISGSFIGSMEETQEILEFWAEKGLTTMIEIVKMDYVNEAFERMERNDVRYRFVLDVAGSVLES from the exons TCCAGAAGATGTTGTGCTAAAAGTTTTATACTGTGGCGCTGACCATACTGATCTTCATCAGATGAGGAATGAGATTCACAATACTAACTACCCTTTGGTCCCAGG GCATGAAATAGTAGGGGAAGTTTTGGAGTTGGGTTCAGAGGCAAAGAAATTCAAAGTTGGGGATAAAGTAGGAGTAGGATGCATAATTGGCTCTTGTGGAGAATGCTCATTTTGCAAATCCAACATGGAACAATACTGCCACAAAAAAATCTTGACTATCAATGATACAGACATAGATGGTAGTCCAACTCGTGGAGGCTTTTCCTCTGCCATGGTTGTTCATCAAAA GTTTGTGGTACGCATACCAGAAAAACTAGCACCAGAACAGGCAGCTCCACTATTGTGCGGAGGGGTGACAGCTTACAGTCCTTTGAAACAATTTAATAGGTCTGATAAGGTTATAAGCGCAGGAATATTGGGTTTAGGAGGTGTTGGTCATATGGGTGCCAAAATAGCAAAGGCAATGGGACACAATGTGACTGTGATAAGCTCTTCTGataagaaaagagaagaggCTTTAAAGCATTTGGGAGCAGATGCTTTTCTGGTGAGCTCAAATACAGCAGAAATGGCGGAAGCTGCGAATACCCTTGACTATATTCTTGACACAGTACCAGCCTATCATCCTTTGGGACCTTATCTTTCACTTCTAAAGCCTGATGGAAGGCTCATAATAGTTGGGGCTGTCCCTCAGCCATTGCAAGTTGATGCTGTTGATTTAATTCTAG GGAAGAAGAGCATAAGTGGAAGTTTCATTGGGAGTATGGAAGAAACACAGGAAATATTAGAGTTCTGGGCAGAGAAGGGTTTGACAACAATGATAGAGATTGTAAAGATGGATTATGTGAACGAGGCTTTTGAGAGGATGGAAAGAAATGATGTGAGGTATAGGTTCGTGTTGGATGTGGCTGGAAGCGTCCTAGAATCCTAA
- the LOC107424877 gene encoding protein MRG1 isoform X4 codes for MALASTKPRFKRLSKGKKTGDTLFTTFWDEWVGSERLMKHTEENVLKQQALDKKQGVDKNPKSGRSAQTKPKSSADAKVEKEDLKTNVPKGKKRKNDSGAEKDTLSFEKLVKIQIPSTLKKQLVDDWEYVTQQDKLVKLPRSPNIDDILRKFLEYRLKKEGTIPDPVVEVLKGIRCYFDKALPVMLLYKKERKQYQEAVKDDISPSFVYGGEHLLRLFVKLPELLAFVNIEEETLTCLQQQFIDLLKFMQKNQSTFFLSAYDGSKGVEGKGKD; via the exons ATGGCCCTCGCATCTACGAAGCCAAG GTTCAAAAGGCTGAGCAAGGGAAAAAAGACTGGAGATACTTTGTTCACTACCTT TTGGGATGAATGGGTAGGCTCAGAGCGTCTGATGAAACATACCGAAGAGAATGTGTTAAAGCAGCAGGCTCTTGACAAAAAACAGGGCGTAGACAAGAACCCAAAGTCTGGACGTTCAGCCCAAACAAAACCTAAAAGCTCTGCTG ATGCAAAAGTGGAGAAAGAGGACCTCAAGACCAATG TGCCAAAAGGGAAGAAGCGGAAGAATGACTCAGGGGCTGAG AAAGACACTCTATCCTTTGAAAAGCTTGTGAAAATTCAAATTCCATCAACACTGAAGAAGCAACTTGTTGATGATTGGGAATATGTTACACAGCAGGATAAG cTTGTTAAGCTTCCTCGATCGCCAAacattgatgatattttgagaAAGTTCCTTGAATACAGATTAAAGAAGGAAGGAAC GATCCCTGATCCAGTTGTAGAAGTTTTGAAAGGAATACGCTGTTACTTCGATAAGGCACTGCCAGTGATGCTTTTGTATAAAAAAGAACGCAAACAGTATCAAGAAGCAGTTAAAGATGATATCTCTCCATCATTCGTATACGGTGGTGAACATTTACTACGGCTATTTG TTAAGCTGCCAGAGTTATTGGCATTTGTGAACATTGAAGAGGAAACACTTACCTGCTTACAACAGCAATTCATTGATCTTCTCAA GTTTATGCAGAAAAATCAGAGTACATTCTTCCTCTCTGCATATGATGGCAGCAAAGGTGTTGAAGGAAAAGGCAAAGACTGA